The following are from one region of the Natronosporangium hydrolyticum genome:
- a CDS encoding serpin family protein has product MERAHLDSALALHRQLPETGNLGWSPYSVAAALGLAAAGARGATRDELARALAGGESLPALAEQLAASATLPDAEVAVANSLWLDQRLRCRDDYQRQVTGQPGGAVHGADFRHHPDDARREINDDVEQTTRGLIRELLQPGMLSRDTAAVIVNALYLKIAWLTAFAESATKPAPFHAPEGVREVPTMRLQERVPYAAADGWRLASLPTASTVAVDILLPPAGADPAPPPPELVLALQRSAKSSKLELALPRFRVESAAVLNDPLRALGVVTGFQPGRADFTGVTEDERIFLDLVLHKAVVKVDEEGFEGAAATAVVMRTVSMDLSTPVPFHVDRPFLVLVRHRRTGAIYFLARVVSPHWPE; this is encoded by the coding sequence ATGGAACGGGCGCATCTGGACTCCGCTCTTGCCCTGCACCGCCAGCTGCCGGAGACCGGGAACCTGGGCTGGTCGCCCTACTCGGTCGCGGCGGCGCTCGGCCTGGCCGCGGCCGGGGCCCGCGGCGCCACCCGGGACGAGCTGGCCCGGGCGCTCGCCGGTGGCGAGTCGTTGCCGGCGCTCGCCGAGCAGCTGGCGGCCTCCGCGACGCTGCCAGATGCCGAGGTGGCGGTCGCCAACTCGCTCTGGCTGGACCAGCGGCTGCGGTGCCGAGACGACTACCAGCGGCAGGTCACCGGCCAGCCCGGCGGCGCGGTGCACGGTGCGGACTTCCGGCACCACCCGGACGACGCCCGGCGGGAGATCAACGACGACGTCGAGCAGACCACCCGCGGGCTGATCCGGGAGCTGCTCCAGCCGGGCATGCTCAGCCGGGACACCGCCGCGGTGATCGTCAACGCCCTCTACCTGAAGATCGCCTGGCTGACCGCCTTTGCGGAGTCGGCCACCAAGCCGGCGCCGTTCCACGCCCCGGAGGGCGTCCGCGAGGTTCCGACGATGCGGCTGCAGGAGCGCGTGCCGTACGCCGCCGCCGACGGCTGGCGCCTGGCGAGCTTGCCCACCGCCAGCACGGTGGCGGTGGACATCCTGCTGCCACCGGCCGGGGCCGACCCGGCACCGCCGCCACCGGAGCTGGTGCTGGCGCTGCAACGGTCGGCCAAGTCGTCCAAGCTGGAGCTGGCCCTGCCCCGGTTCCGGGTCGAGAGCGCGGCGGTCCTCAATGACCCGCTCCGGGCGCTGGGGGTGGTGACCGGGTTCCAGCCGGGCCGGGCCGACTTCACCGGCGTCACTGAAGACGAGCGGATCTTCCTCGATCTGGTGCTGCACAAGGCGGTGGTGAAGGTCGACGAGGAGGGGTTCGAGGGGGCGGCGGCGACCGCGGTGGTGATGCGGACCGTGTCGATGGATCTCAGCACGCCGGTGCCGTTCCACGTGGATCGGCCGTTCCTGGTGCTGGTGCGGCACCGCCGCACTGGCGCGATCTACTTCCTGGCCCGGGTGGTCTCCCCCCACTGGCCGGAGTAG
- a CDS encoding DUF1707 SHOCT-like domain-containing protein — protein sequence MVQQPTSQQRQTALDQLTAAVEAGRLTLDGFSDRTAAVYRATTPAELATVVHDLPPLPVGVEPAVVEHTPVGAVKRGGRWLVPARAAITTTVGAIKLDLVGAELPTDGAEVLVRARVGTIKVWLPDRWRVEISGTSTVGGRRIEENHPHTAADAPVLRLRLDTTVGTVKVYRT from the coding sequence ATGGTTCAACAACCGACATCGCAACAACGCCAGACGGCGCTGGACCAGCTCACTGCGGCCGTCGAGGCGGGCCGCCTCACGCTGGACGGATTCAGCGACCGCACCGCCGCGGTCTACCGCGCCACCACCCCGGCTGAGCTTGCCACGGTCGTCCACGATCTGCCGCCCCTCCCGGTCGGCGTCGAGCCGGCCGTCGTCGAACACACACCGGTGGGCGCGGTGAAGCGCGGCGGCCGGTGGCTGGTGCCCGCTCGGGCCGCGATCACCACCACCGTCGGCGCGATCAAACTCGACCTCGTCGGCGCCGAGCTGCCCACCGACGGGGCGGAGGTGCTGGTACGGGCCCGGGTCGGCACCATCAAGGTGTGGCTGCCGGACCGCTGGCGGGTGGAGATCTCCGGGACCTCTACCGTGGGCGGCCGCCGGATCGAGGAGAACCACCCCCACACCGCGGCCGACGCACCGGTGCTCCGACTGCGGCTCGACACCACCGTCGGCACCGTCAAGGTCTACCGCACCTGA
- a CDS encoding PadR family transcriptional regulator, with the protein MTKRRKVSNPLALAVLASLRERPMHPYELAMVNRERGKHNSMPIKWGSLYTVVENLEKHGYIQATETVREGRRPERTVYAITESGQAELVDWLRELLGVPEKEYPRLVTGLSLAGVLPPDEVVALLRSRMDALRTRIATDQEKLDEISVTVPRLFLIETEYELALLRAELTWLDSLIEEIEAGTLPGMPLWHAFHTEGITPTQALEQYQ; encoded by the coding sequence ATGACGAAGCGCCGCAAGGTCAGCAACCCGCTGGCGCTCGCGGTGCTCGCGTCGCTGCGGGAACGACCCATGCATCCGTACGAGTTAGCCATGGTCAACCGGGAGCGGGGCAAGCACAACAGCATGCCGATCAAGTGGGGCTCCCTCTACACCGTCGTGGAGAACCTGGAGAAACACGGCTACATCCAGGCCACCGAGACAGTCCGGGAGGGGCGCCGCCCAGAGCGGACCGTCTACGCGATCACCGAATCCGGCCAGGCGGAGCTCGTCGACTGGCTCCGGGAGCTGCTCGGCGTCCCCGAGAAGGAGTACCCGCGGCTCGTCACGGGGCTGTCACTCGCCGGCGTCCTGCCGCCCGACGAGGTGGTGGCGCTGCTGCGCAGCCGGATGGACGCGCTACGCACCCGCATCGCCACCGATCAGGAGAAGCTCGACGAGATCTCGGTTACGGTGCCCCGGCTCTTCCTGATCGAGACCGAGTACGAGCTGGCGTTGTTGCGCGCCGAGTTGACCTGGCTGGACTCACTGATCGAGGAGATCGAGGCCGGCACCCTGCCCGGCATGCCGCTCTGGCACGCCTTTCACACCGAGGGCATTACCCCGACGCAGGCCCTGGAGCAGTACCAATGA